In Alligator mississippiensis isolate rAllMis1 chromosome 10, rAllMis1, whole genome shotgun sequence, one DNA window encodes the following:
- the ANKRD11 gene encoding ankyrin repeat domain-containing protein 11 isoform X1: MPKGGCSKTPQSEDFSLSNDMVEKQTGKKDKDKVSLTKTPKLDRSDGGKEVKERATKRKLPFTVGTNGDQKDSDTEKQGPERKRIKKEPATRKPGLLFGMGLSGIRAGYPLSERQQVALLMQMTAEESANSPVDTTPKHPSQSAVCQKGTPNSASKTKDKVNKRNERGETRLHRAAIRGDARRIKELIIEGADVNVKDFAGWTALHEACNRGYYDVAKQLLAAGAEVNTKGLDDDTPLHDAANNGHFKVVKLLLHYGGNPHQSNRKGETPLKVANSPSMVNLLLGKTTYASSEESSTESSEEEDAPSFAPSSSVDGNNTDSEFEKGLKHKTKSQEPPKTITPVKDEYEFDEDDEQDRVPPVDDKHLLKKDYRKETKTNSFISIPKMEVKTYTKNNTITPKKAAHRILSDTSDEEDTSVAVGSGEKLRLSTHTILPSSKIREPPNAKQQKEKSKVKKKRKKETKSKEVRFGKKNDKFCSSESESENVESEEDDRDSVQSSSCVKDSRLVLKESSLFNSLSASSTSSHGSLASQKHNPNLTEHSKHWRTDNWKTISSPAWSDVSSLSDSTRTRLTSESDYTSEDSSLESLKPVRKKQDHKKKNNPHNAVSEKKNSFHPSVDGAIPKLDKEGKVVKKHKTKHKHKNKEKGQCQLNQDIKIIKPFSFEYEDSKQKPDKGLLVETENTVENKLKVLKHEREHFKKDEKLPKGKSEEKEWLFKDESGKASKEEKSFKKVKEGSKDLGKSFREEKSSKSEKEKPIKEKSPKEEKPRIHKEERKKKSKDKQSKSEKKNDLKEEKIAKLEKEKTFKEEKEKCKKEKVYREEPGFDEFNNKAQFPESEDTKFSLSDDQQERWFSDLSSDSSFDFKGEDSWDSLVTEFREMKNDTVAKIILETAKEESKDKKKENKTKEKKDYNEKRSEKDAFLKKKEREYVEKNSEKKKDQTEKHKVTPGYLLEKDKKRKDSAESMKERKEKDAGDAGKERKDSSDSAKDRKEVKVKQEEPYRDEFKDYGCDTFFKDKSDPEFSGKNAESWERHHPGKEKEKKDAPDKDKKEKLKPEKYKEKSKDGDKEKNEKAVAEKSQKDKELDKSFKEKKDTKEKYKDLHNKDKERKTSFDQMKDKKEKNFSAEREDFPEKKDEKKGKEKSWYSIADIFTDESEDEKDDYSLSAFKIGEPVGSELHRMDGLQEKDDGAAAEKELYLADRHRKYSSDRQHLGEKQKDKDSKEKKKDKGSAEGGKDKKEKSSFEKHKDKKDKDAGEKYKDRKDRTSVDSTQEKKNKQKIPEKAEKKHASEDKVKNKHKDKVDKEHSKERKSSKGGEPEKSLLEKLEQEALNEYRDDSNDKISEISSDSFTDKGQDPSLTNLFESSNLSLTDASEEKFKDSLPLPCLQDKLKEKERHRHSSSSSKKSHEKEKGKKEKTEKKEKADEFKDTGGRKDSAQYEKDFSVDGEAFGISYNMKAEADEEPDKSMDYLFPEKKDKNDAERELSKKSEKEKTYGSSAVSSAKEKKKREKHKEKWKEEKEKHRDKHADGFFKHHKEDPKSAAKDKDSPQVATFKEKSKEETLKFSETKLKEKLKESQEKDKAESLKMSNGNDKITVSKDGVKKDNRPREKLLVDGDLMMTSFERMLSQKDLEIEERHKRHKERMKQMEKMRHRSGDPKLKDKIKTSEDMRKKSLDLTAKKPLVLDTQLKDKKLKELGPLAPILSPDNKAQPAVGTDSKDWIAGPQLKEILPASPRPDQNRPTGVPTPASVVSCPSYEEVMQTPRTPSCSNEDYTDLMFDCADPQHPMPISTMSMNACSPSFFDRYANASSGLPENPSQTPTRTVPSTNLYRSISVDIRRAPEEEFSVGDKFFRQQSVPATSNYNSPVQHLMDEKVPLPSISAEKFQCLSPGYYSPDYGVPSPKVEALHCAPGAVSHVSQSPESVFSGLQAKSSPSHRDELLAPSVESALPPDLGMPLGTTEEQQATASIMPPESTFLPPIEENHFSLGISEQNNLDWDNPPPARNPEPPIPPTLMGNPPDHPVSWSVGSELLLKSPQRFPESPKPFCALEPIHSAPVPFIAAESPYPVSPISYPLSVSEPGLEEVKEDAEEAVPGEMAAAEEAAPYMSPTRLDTFFSTCKPPPEETPEMPAERLCLPVETQAEAVGILENSYLESNPVAPTSTEEPVTWPDPFTNSEDDLDLGPFTLPELPLQAKEVPEPEMADAEPVEESATAAPETITSGVVNLGAAPGEQEELPLKQTTNLSAVEPEPQLEEQKPEVAAPEAAMEASSVPEEKRLEESEAPSFQQAASAEPAQLENKEADASREELPSSNCAAEAGSQSSSVPVPAADSGAAQDSAAVRSAAQASSTPADAPQPEPVEPVQKPVAEAPKPPKIEEIPQRITRNRAQMLANQNKQNAAASEKEFAPASAPATRAKGRIVEEEDAQAQHPRKRRFQRSNQQLQQQINTSTQQTREVIQQTLAAIVDAIKLDDIEPYHSDRSNPYFEYLQIRKKIEEKRKILCYITPQAPQCYAEYVTYTGSYLLDGKPLSKLHIPVIAPPPSLAEPLKELFKQQEAVRGKLRLQHSIEREKLIVSCEQEILRVHCRAARTIANQAVPFSACTMLLDSEVYNMPLENQGDENKSVRDRFNARQFISWLQDVDDKYDRMKTCLLMRQQHEAAALNAVQRMEWQLKVQELDPAGHKSLCVNEVPSFYVPMVDVNDDFMLLPA, encoded by the exons AAAAGCAGGGTCCGGAGCGGAAGAGGATTAAAAAGGAGCCTGCCACGAGGAAGCCCGGCTTGCTGTTCGGCATGGGCCTTTCAGGGATCCGGGCCGGGTACCCGCTCTCCGAGCGCCAGCAAGTCGCTCTTCTCATGCAGATGACAGCGGAGGAATCTGCAAACAGCCCAG TCGACACGACACCAAAGCACCCCTCTCAGTCTGCCGTGTGTCAGAAGGGAACGCCCAACTCTGCCTCCAAAACCAAAGATAAAGTCAACAAGAGGAACGAGCGTGGAGAGACGCGGCTGCACAGAGCCGCCATCCGCGGGGATGCCCGGCGCATCAAGGAGCTCATCATCGAGGGCGCGGACGTCAACGTGAAAGACTTTGCAG GCTGGACGGCATTGCACGAGGCATGTAACCGGGGTTACTACGACGTTGCAAAGCAGTTGCTTGCTGCCGGCGCCGAAGTCAACACCAAGGGGTTGGATGACGACACGCCGCTGCACGACGCGGCTAATAACGGGCACTTCAAG GTGGTGAAATTGTTGTTGCATTATGGGGGGAACCCTCATCAGAGCAACCGCAAAGGAGAGACGCCTCTAAAAGTCGCCAACTCCCCCTCCATGGTGAATCTGCTGCTGGGAAAGACCACCTACGCCTCCAGCGAAGAGAGCTCCACAG AGAGCTCCGAGGAGGAGGACGCCCCTTCCTTCGCACCATCCAGCTCTGTAGACGGCAATAACACAGACTCCGAATTCGAAAAAGGCTTGAAGCACAAGACCAAGAGCCAAGAGCCCCCCAAAACCATCACGCCGGTCAAGGACGAGTACGAGTTTGACGAGGATGATGAGCAGGACCGAGTCCCGCCTGTGGATGACAAGCATTTGCTGAAAAAGGATTACAGGAAAGAGACTAAAACCAACAGTTTTATTTCCATTCCCAAAATGGAGGTAAAAACCTATACAAAAAATAACACGATCACACCAAAGAAAGCCGCCCACCGCATCCTCTCGGACACGTCGGACGAAGAAGACACCAGTGTGGCCGTGGGGTCTGGAGAGAAGCTGCGGCTCTCGACGCACACGATACTGCCCAGCAGCAAGATTCGGGAGCCGCCCAACGCCAAGCAGCAGAAAGAGAAGAGCAAGGTGAAGAAGAAGCGGAAGAAGGAGACAAAGAGCAAAGAGGTTCGGTTCGGCAAAAAAAATGACAAGTTCTGCTCCTCTGAATCGGAGAGCGAGAACGTGGAGAGCGAGGAGGATGACAGAGACTCTGTGCAAAGCTCTAGCTGTGTAAAGGACTCTAGGCTAGTGCTAAAGGAATCCTCCTTGTTcaactctctctctgcctcttccacCTCCTCGCACGGGAGTTTAGCTTCACAGAAACATAACCCTAACCTGACAGAGCACTCCAAGCACTGGAGGACGGACAATTGGAAAACCATCTCTTCTCCGGCTTGGTCAGATGTCTCTTCCTTGTCGGACTCCACAAGGACGAGACTGACAAGCGAGTCGGACTACACGTCCGAGGACTCCAGCTTAGAGTCGTTAAAGCCCGTGAGAAAGAAACAGgaccacaaaaagaaaaataaccccCACAACGCGGTCTCGGAGAAGAAGAATTCATTCCACCCCAGCGTGGACGGAGCCATCCCAAAGCTGGACAAGGAGGGGAAGGTCGTTAAAAAGCATAAAACGAAGCATAAACACAAAAACAAAGAGAAGGGGCAATGTCAGCTCAACCAGGACATTAAAATCATCAAACCTTTTTCTTTCGAATATGAGGACTCGAAGCAAAAGCCCGACAAGGGGTTGCTTGTAGAGACTGAAAACACagtggaaaataaattaaaagtgtTAAAGCATGAGAGGgaacacttcaagaaggatgagaaGCTCCCCAAGGGGAAATCGGAGGAGAAGGAGTGGTTGTTTAAAGATGAGTCTGGAAAAGCCTCCAAAGAAGAGAAATCATTCAAAAAAGTCAAAGAGGGGAGCAAAGACCTCGGTAAATCTTTCAGAGAGGAGAAGTCAAGTAAATCGGAAAAAGAGAAACCTATAAAGGAGAAATCTCCCAAAGAGGAGAAGCCTCGAATACAcaaggaggagagaaagaagaagTCAAAGGACAAACAGTCAAAATCGGAAAAGAAAAACGATCTCAAAGAGGAGAAAATTGCGAagctggagaaagaaaaaactttcaaagaggagaaagagaaatgTAAAAAAGAGAAAGTTTACAGAGAGGAGCCGGGATTTGACGAGTTCAATAACAAAGCCCAGTTTCCAGAAAGCGAGGACACAAAGTTCAGCCTTTCTGATGATCAGCAAGAGAGATGGTTTTCCGACTTGTCGTCTGATTCCTCCTTTGATTTCAAAGGGGAGGATAGCTGGGACTCTCTAGTAACCGAATTCAGGGAGATGAAGAACGACACCGTGGCCAAAATAATCTTGGAAACGGCCAAGGAGGAAAGCAAAGACAAGAAAAAGGAGAACAAAAcgaaagaaaagaaagactacAACGAAAAGCGCAGTGAGAAAGACGCTTTCCTGAAAAAGAAAGAGCGAGAATATGTGGAAAAAAATTCTGAGAAGAAAAAGGACCAAACTGAAAAGCATAAAGTGACTCCCGGCTACCTGCTGGAGAAGGACAAGAAAAGGAAGGATTCTGCCGAAAGcatgaaagagaggaaggagaaggatgcAGGCGATGCCGGCAAAGAGAGGAAGGATTCTTCCGACAGCGCGAAAGATCGAAAGGAGGTGAAAGTTAAGCAAGAGGAGCCCTATCGAGATGAGTTTAAAGACTATGGTTGTGACACATTCTTCAAAGACAAATCTGACCCTGAATTCAGTGGGAAAAATGCCGAGAGCTGGGAAAGGCATCATCcggggaaggaaaaggagaagaaagatgCTCCCGACAAAGACAAGAAGGAGAAACTGAAGCCCGAAAAATACAAAGAGAAATCCAAAGACGGCGACAAAGAGAAGAACGAAAAAGCGGTTGCGGAGAAGAGCCAGAAAGACAAAGAGCTGGATAAGAGCTTTAAAGAGAAGAAAGACACCAAGGAGAAATACAAGGATCTGCATAACAAAGACAAAGAGAGGAAGACTTCCTTCGACCAGATGAAagacaagaaagagaaaaacttCTCCGCAGAAAGAGAGGACTTCCCTGAGAAAAAAGATgagaaaaaaggcaaagaaaagagcTGGTACAGCATCGCCGATATCTTCACGGATGAAAGCGAAGACGAGAAGGATGATTACAGCTTGAGCGCCTTCAAAATCGGGGAGCCCGTTGGGAGCGAACTGCACCGGATGGACGGCTTGCAAGAGAAAGATGATGGCGCGGCTGCCGAAAAGGAGCTTTATCTCGCCGACAGGCACCGCAAGTACTCCTCCGATAGGCAGCATTTGGGCGAGAAACAGAAAGACAAAGACTcgaaagaaaagaagaaggacAAAGGGTCAGCGGAAGGCGGGAAGGACAAAAAAGAGAAGAGCTCCTTTGAAAAACACAAAGACAAGAAGGATAAAGATGCCGGGGAGAAGTATAAGGACAGGAAAGACAGGACCTCGGTAGACTCCacccaggaaaagaaaaacaagcagaaGATCCCGGAAAAGGCGGAGAAGAAGCATGCCAGCGAGGACAAGGTGAAGAACAAGCACAAGGACAAGGTGGACAAAGAGCACTCCAAAGAGAGGAAGTCTTCAAAGGGGGGCGAGCCGGAGAAGAGCCTGCTGGAGAAACTGGAGCAGGAGGCGCTCAACGAGTATCGGGATGACTCCAACGATAAAATAAGTGAAATTTCTTCAGATAGCTTCACAGATAAAGGGCAAGACCCAAGCCTCACCAACCTCTTTGAGTCGTCCAATCTTTCCCTGACGGACGCTTCCGAGGAAAAGTTTAAGGATTCCCTTCCTTTACCCTGCTTGCAAGACAAACTCAAGGAGAAGGAGAGGCACAGGCACTCCTCGTCTTCGTCCAAGAAGAGTCACgagaaggagaaaggaaagaaggaaaaaacagagaaaaaagaaaaagcggATGAGTTTAaagacaccgggggcaggaaagATTCGGCTCAGTATGAAAAAGACTTCTCGGTGGATGGGGAAGCTTTCGGCATTTCCTACAATATGAAAGCAGAGGCCGACGAAGAACCGGACAAAAGCATGGACTACTTATTTCCTGAAAAGAAGGATAAGAACGATGCCGAGAGAGAGCTGTCCAAGAAGTCGGAGAAGGAAAAGACTTACGGTTCGAGCGCTGTCAGCTCAGccaaagagaagaagaagagggaaaaaCACAAGGAGAagtggaaggaagaaaaggaaaagcacaGAGACAAGCACGCGGACGGGTTCTTCAAGCACCACAAAGAGGACCCGAAGTCGGCCGCGAAAGACAAGGACAGCCCCCAAGTGGCCACTTTCAAAGAGAAGTCGAAGGAGGAGACCCTGAAATTCAGCGAAACCAAACTGAAGGAGAAGCTCAAGGAAAGCCAAGAGAAGGACAAAGCGGAGTCTCTGAAGATGAGTAACGGCAATGACAAAATCACCGTGTCCAAAGACGGAGTCAAGAAAGACAACAGGCCGAGGGAGAAGCTTCTGGTGGACGGGGACCTGATGATGACGAGCTTCGAGAGGATGCTGAGTCAGAAGGACCTGGAGATCGAGGAACGCCACAAAAGGCACAAAGAGAGAATGAAGCAGATGGAGAAGATGAGGCACAGATCCGGAGACCCCAAGCTAAAAGACAAGATCAAAACCTCTGAAGACATGCGGAAGAAGAGCCTGGATTTGACCGCCAAGAAACCCCTCGTGCTCGATACTCAGCTGAAGGACAAAAAGCTCAAGGAGTTGGGCCCGCTGGCTCCCATCTTGTCCCCAGACAACAAGGCGCAGCCAGCTGTGGGGACAGACTCCAAAGACTGGATCGCTGGCCCTCAGCTGAAGGAGATCTTACCCGCGTCCCCCCGGCCCGATCAGAACCGGCCGACCGGCGTGCCCACGCCTGCCTCCGTGGTCTCCTGCCCGAGCTACGAAGAAGTGATGCAGACGCCAAGAACTCCCTCCTGCAGCAACGAGGATTACACGGACCTGATGTTCGATTGTGCCGACCCCCAGCACCCGATGCCCATCTCCACCATGTCCATGAACGCGTGCTCTCCCTCCTTCTTCGACCGGTACGCGAACGCTTCGAGCGGACTCCCTGAGAATCCAAGCCAGACTCCAACCAGGACCGTGCCCTCCACCAACCTTTACCGCTCCATCTCCGTCGACATCAGAAGAGCCCCCGAGGAAGAGTTCAGCGTCGGAGACAAGTTTTTCAGGCAGCAGAGTGTCCCGGCAACGTCAAATTACAACTCCCCGGTGCAGCACCTGATGGACGAGAAGGTCCCTCTTCCTTCTATTTCGGCAGAAAAGTTCCAGTGTTTGTCCCCGGGGTATTACTCCCCTGACTACGGGGTCCCGTCCCCAAAAGTAGAGGCTTTGCATTGTGCGCCAGGAGCGGTGAGCCATGTCAGCCAGTCCCCCGAAAGCGTCTTTTCTGGTTTGCAAGCCAAATCCTCCCCGTCTCACAGAGATGAGTTGCTGGCACCCTCTGTGGAAAGTGCCCTTCCTCCTGACCTGGGCATGCCTTTGGGTACCACCGAAGAGCAGCAGGCCACTGCTTCCATCATGCCCCCCGAGTCTACCTTTTTGCCTCCCATCGAGGAGAACCACTTCAGTTTGGGTATTTCGGAGCAGAACAATCTGGACTGGGACAACCCTCCTCCTGCCAGGAACCCCGAGCCCCCCATTCCTCCCACCTTGATGGGCAACCCTCCCGACCACCCCGTCAGCTGGTCGGTGGgatcagagctgctgctgaagtcTCCCCAGAGGTTCCCCGAGTCTCCCAAGCCGTTCTGCGCGCTGGAGCCGATTCACTCTGCGCCGGTGCCCTTTATCGCTGCAGAGTCCCCGTACCCGGTGTCTCCCATCTCGTACCCGCTGTCGGTATCTGAACCAGGGCTCGAAGAGGTAAAGGAAGACGCCGAAGAAGCCGTTCCCGGAGAAATGGCAGCGGCAGAAGAAGCAGCGCCCTACATGTCCCCGACGCGATTAGACACGTTCTTCAGTACCTGCAAGCCTCCTCCAGAAGAGACCCCGGAGATGCCTGCGGAGCGTCTGTGCTTGCCCGTGGAAACGCAGGCGGAGGCCGTCGGCATCCTGGAGAACAGTTACTTGGAGAGCAATCCCGTGGCCCCCACGAGCACAGAGGAGCCGGTGACGTGGCCTGATCCGTTCACCAATTCGGAAGATGATTTGGACCTCGGTCCCTTTACCCTGCCGGAGCTGCCGCTTCAGGCCAAAGAGGTTCCAGAGCCCGAAATGGCTGATGCGGAGCCGGTGGAGGAGAGCGCCACCGCCGCTCCAGAAACCATCACTTCTGGGGTCGTCAACCTGGGAGCGGCTCCCGgcgagcaggaggagctgcccctGAAGCAGACGACTAATTTGTCGGCGGTGGAACCAGAGCCGCAGCTGGAAGAGCAAAAACCTGAAGTCGCAGCCCCGGAAGCCGCGATGGAGGCGTCGAGCGTCCCCGAGGAGAAGAGGCTGGAAGAATCGGAGGCCCCGAGTTTCCAGCAAGCGGCCTCGGCGGAGCCGGCCCAGCTAGAAAACAAAGAGGCGGACGCGAGTCGCGAGGAGCTGCCCTCCTCGAACTGTGCGGCGGAAGCTGGCTCCCAAAGCAGCTCGGTCCCGGTGCCCGCCGCCGACAGCGGAGCCGCTCAGGACAGCGCCGCGGTGCGGAGCGCCGCCCAAGCCTCTTCCACCCCAGCAGACGCCCCCCAGCCAGAACCCGTCGAACCCGTGCAGAAACCCGTCGCGGAAGCCCCGAAGCCCCCCAAAATCGAAGAGATCCCCCAGCGAATCACCAGGAACCGGGCGCAGATGCTGGCCAATCAGAATAAGCAGAACGCCGCGGCGTCGGAGAAAGAGTTCGCCCCCGCCTCGGCGCCAGCCACGCGGGCCAAGGGGCGCatcgtggaggaggaggacgcTCAGGCCCAGCACCCGCGCAAGCGCCGGTTCCAGCGCTCcaaccagcagctgcagcaacagatCAACACGTCCACCCAGCAGACGCGGGAGGTGATCCAGCAGACGCTGGCCGCCATCGTCGACGCCATCAAGCTGGATGACATCGAGCCCTACCACAGCGACCGGTCAAACCCCTACTTCGAGTATCTTCAGATCCGGAAGAAGATCGAGGAGAAGCGGAAAATCCTCTGCTACATCACGCCCCAGGCCCCGCAGTGTTACGCTGAGTACGTCACCTACACCGGCTCCTACCTCCTGGACGGCAAACCTCTCAGCAAGCTCCACATTCCCGTG ATCGCCCCGCCACCGTCGCTGGCAGAGCCGCTGAAGGAGCTCTTcaagcagcaggaagcagtgagggggaagctGCGACTCCAGCACAGCATAGAGAGG GAGAAGCTGATTGTGTCGTGCGAACAGGAGATCCTAAGGGTTCACTGTCGGGCAGCGAGGACCATTGCCAACCAGGCGGTGCCCTTCAGtgcctgcaccatgctgctcgaCTCGGAGGTCTACAACATGCCTCTAGAAAATCAG GGAGATGAGAACAAATCCGTCAGGGACCGTTTCAACGCCCGGCAGTTCATTTCCTGGCTACAGGACGTGGATGACAAATATGACCGGATGAAG ACGTGTCTGCTCATGCGGCAGCAACACGAAGCCGCCGCCCTGAACGCGGTGCAGAGGATGGAGTGGCAGCTGAAGGTGCAGGAGCTGGACCCTGCGGGACACAAGTCCCTGTGCGTGAACGAGGTGCCCTCGTTCTATGTGCCAATGGTGGACGTGAACGACGACTTTATGCTCTTGCCGGCATGA